From Ciconia boyciana chromosome 29, ASM3463844v1, whole genome shotgun sequence, one genomic window encodes:
- the LOC140644868 gene encoding killer cell lectin-like receptor subfamily F member 1 isoform X1: MGLSCDPKRGSRGIFGDTQLLLLVSYWGHPFVQGGLQGFGGSHQGALPQDTLLWALWGWVGDTQKLSSPPLFFIPLPLTTGSGVQDPQGGFDPWWARVLAGAPHHPRFVLGALTAALVLSLVVCVSWLVVERGQLEGTVGCRNVSLGWSCANVGSIYLGLRKSLCALQEGEGCKLCPMGWTLHGTKCYWVAHEMNPWDQSKQDCVNRGAELLMPGDQEELRFIKEILQKPSRYFWIGLSIPSAGKGWTWLNGSRLDQSRFQLSPGDKGRSCGMLREDRISSDNCSSALQWICQKEATQL; the protein is encoded by the exons ATGGGTCTCAGCTGTGACCCCAaaagggggagcagagggatcTTTGGGGACacccagcttctgctgctggtcTCTTACTGGGGTCACCCCTTTGTGCAGGGGGGTctgcagggttttggggggtctcACCAAGGTGCTTTGCCCCAGGACACCCTGCTTTGGGCTCTCTGGGGATGGGTGGGAGACACACAGAAGCTCTCGagcccccccctttttttcatACCCCTTCCCCTGACCACAGGATCCGGTGTACAAGACCCCCAGGGGGGTTTTGACCCGTGGTGGGCGCGTGTCCTCGCAGGAGCCCCCCACCATCCCCGCTTCGTCCTCGGGGCCCTGACGGCCGCCCTGGTGCTGTCCCTCGTGGTGTGCG TGTCTTGGCTGGTGGTCGAGAGGGGACAGCTCGAGGGGACCGTGGGGTGCAGGAATGTGTCACTGGGATGGAGTTGTGCCAATGTGGGATCCATCTACCTGGGGCTGAGGAAGAGCCTGTGCGCCCTGCAAG agGGTGAGGGGTGCAAGCTCTGCCCCATGGGCTGGACGCTGCATGGGACCAAGTGCTACTGGGTTGCCCATGAGATGAACCCTTGGGACCAGAGCAAGCAGGACTGTGTGAATCGGGGTGCCGAGCTGCTGATGCCGGGGGACCAGGAGGAGCTG CGTTTCATAAAGGAAATCCTACAGAAACCCAGCCGCTACTTCTGGATCggcctctccatcccctctgccGGGAAGGGCTGGACCTGGCTGAACGGCTCCCGCCTGGACCAGAGCCG GTTCCAGCTGAGCCCCGGGGATAAAGGCAGAAGCTGCGGGATGCTGAGGGAGGACAGGATCAGCTCTGACAACTGCAGCTCAGCATTGCAGTGGATCTGCCAGAAAGAGGCCACCCAG
- the LOC140644868 gene encoding killer cell lectin-like receptor subfamily F member 1 isoform X2, whose translation MEDEDGYMVLGKRGAAGSPGPLQDAGSGVQDPQGGFDPWWARVLAGAPHHPRFVLGALTAALVLSLVVCVSWLVVERGQLEGTVGCRNVSLGWSCANVGSIYLGLRKSLCALQEGEGCKLCPMGWTLHGTKCYWVAHEMNPWDQSKQDCVNRGAELLMPGDQEELRFIKEILQKPSRYFWIGLSIPSAGKGWTWLNGSRLDQSRFQLSPGDKGRSCGMLREDRISSDNCSSALQWICQKEATQL comes from the exons ATGGAGGATGAGGATGGCTACATGGTCTTGGGCAAGCGGGGTGCTGCGGGGAGCCCGGGTCCCCTCCAGGATGCAG GATCCGGTGTACAAGACCCCCAGGGGGGTTTTGACCCGTGGTGGGCGCGTGTCCTCGCAGGAGCCCCCCACCATCCCCGCTTCGTCCTCGGGGCCCTGACGGCCGCCCTGGTGCTGTCCCTCGTGGTGTGCG TGTCTTGGCTGGTGGTCGAGAGGGGACAGCTCGAGGGGACCGTGGGGTGCAGGAATGTGTCACTGGGATGGAGTTGTGCCAATGTGGGATCCATCTACCTGGGGCTGAGGAAGAGCCTGTGCGCCCTGCAAG agGGTGAGGGGTGCAAGCTCTGCCCCATGGGCTGGACGCTGCATGGGACCAAGTGCTACTGGGTTGCCCATGAGATGAACCCTTGGGACCAGAGCAAGCAGGACTGTGTGAATCGGGGTGCCGAGCTGCTGATGCCGGGGGACCAGGAGGAGCTG CGTTTCATAAAGGAAATCCTACAGAAACCCAGCCGCTACTTCTGGATCggcctctccatcccctctgccGGGAAGGGCTGGACCTGGCTGAACGGCTCCCGCCTGGACCAGAGCCG GTTCCAGCTGAGCCCCGGGGATAAAGGCAGAAGCTGCGGGATGCTGAGGGAGGACAGGATCAGCTCTGACAACTGCAGCTCAGCATTGCAGTGGATCTGCCAGAAAGAGGCCACCCAG
- the LOC140644868 gene encoding killer cell lectin-like receptor subfamily B member 1B allele C isoform X3 — protein MEDEDGYMVLGKRGAAGSPGPLQDAGAPHHPRFVLGALTAALVLSLVVCVSWLVVERGQLEGTVGCRNVSLGWSCANVGSIYLGLRKSLCALQEGEGCKLCPMGWTLHGTKCYWVAHEMNPWDQSKQDCVNRGAELLMPGDQEELRFIKEILQKPSRYFWIGLSIPSAGKGWTWLNGSRLDQSRFQLSPGDKGRSCGMLREDRISSDNCSSALQWICQKEATQL, from the exons ATGGAGGATGAGGATGGCTACATGGTCTTGGGCAAGCGGGGTGCTGCGGGGAGCCCGGGTCCCCTCCAGGATGCAG GAGCCCCCCACCATCCCCGCTTCGTCCTCGGGGCCCTGACGGCCGCCCTGGTGCTGTCCCTCGTGGTGTGCG TGTCTTGGCTGGTGGTCGAGAGGGGACAGCTCGAGGGGACCGTGGGGTGCAGGAATGTGTCACTGGGATGGAGTTGTGCCAATGTGGGATCCATCTACCTGGGGCTGAGGAAGAGCCTGTGCGCCCTGCAAG agGGTGAGGGGTGCAAGCTCTGCCCCATGGGCTGGACGCTGCATGGGACCAAGTGCTACTGGGTTGCCCATGAGATGAACCCTTGGGACCAGAGCAAGCAGGACTGTGTGAATCGGGGTGCCGAGCTGCTGATGCCGGGGGACCAGGAGGAGCTG CGTTTCATAAAGGAAATCCTACAGAAACCCAGCCGCTACTTCTGGATCggcctctccatcccctctgccGGGAAGGGCTGGACCTGGCTGAACGGCTCCCGCCTGGACCAGAGCCG GTTCCAGCTGAGCCCCGGGGATAAAGGCAGAAGCTGCGGGATGCTGAGGGAGGACAGGATCAGCTCTGACAACTGCAGCTCAGCATTGCAGTGGATCTGCCAGAAAGAGGCCACCCAG
- the LOC140644792 gene encoding killer cell lectin-like receptor subfamily B member 1B allele B has protein sequence MEDEDGYMVLGKRGAAGSPGPLQDAGAPHHPRFVLGVLMATLVLSLMVCEGEGCKLCPMGWTLHGTKCYWVANEMNPWDQSKQDCVNRGAELLMPGDQEELRFLNEILQKPSRYFWIGLSIPSAGKGWTWLNGSRLDQSRFQVSPGDKGRSCGMLREDRISSDNCSSALQWICQKEATQL, from the exons ATGGAGGATGAGGATGGCTACATGGTCTTGGGCAAGCGGGGTGCTGCGGGGAGCCCGGGTCCCCTCCAGGATGCAG GAGCCCCCCACCATCCCCGCTTCGTCCTCGGGGTCCTGATGGCCACCCTGGTGCTGTCCCTCATGGTGTGCG agGGTGAGGGGTGCAAGCTCTGCCCCATGGGCTGGACGCTGCATGGGACCAAGTGCTATTGGGTTGCCAATGAGATGAACCCTTGGGACCAGAGCAAGCAGGACTGTGTGAATCGGGGTGCCGAGCTGCTGATGCCGGGGGACCAGGAGGAGCTG CGTTTCCTAAATGAAATCCTACAGAAACCCAGCCGCTACTTCTGGATCggcctctccatcccctctgccGGGAAGGGCTGGACCTGGCTGAACGGCTCCCGCCTGGACCAGAGCCG GTTCCAGGTGAGCCCCGGGGATAAAGGCAGAAGCTGCGGGATGCTGAGGGAGGACAGGATCAGCTCTGACAACTGCAGCTCGGCATTGCAGTGGATCTGCCAGAAAGAGGCCACCCAGCTCTGA